From the Papaver somniferum cultivar HN1 chromosome 2, ASM357369v1, whole genome shotgun sequence genome, the window TTGGCGCATAATGTCTTTGAAGCTGGTATGAAAAGATTTATGCATGTGCCTGAATACATTCTCGAATATGCAGATTTCTTGTGCCGTTTAAATGATGATACCAATGTCCGTGCTTTGTTTGAGAGAGCCTTGAACTCTCTCCCACCAGAGAAATCTGTAGAGGTCTGGAAGCGGTATACCCAGTTTGAGCAAACATACGGCAATCTGGCTAGTATTTTGAAAGTAGAACAAAGGAGGAAAGAAGCTCTTTCCTCCGCATTTGAGGGTTCTTTACATGATGTTGTGTCAAGGTACAGTTTTATGGGTCTCCGGCCGTGCTCCTCTAAAGACCTGGATTATTTGGCGCGTCAAGAGTTGCTTGCGAAAAACATTAATCAGAAGGCCGAAAAGTCGGTTCTACCAACATCTACAACATCTGCTAAAGTTAATTACCCAGATACTTCCCGGATGATTATTTATGACTCTCGGCAACTGCAAGATGCTGCATTACTTCCTAACAATGCAGAACTCCCAGCTGCTTCAAACTCCGTACTACCTGCTCCTGCTGCACCTTCAGTTGTGGGGACTGGGACAACAAAATCACTTGATAAAATTTTGGGAGTGCTTCCTCCAGCTTTGGCAGCATTTGTCAGAAACTTGCCCTCTGTTGATGGGCCTGTGCCGGATGTGGACATAGTCTTATCGATATTACTGCAGAGTAATGTTCCTTCGGTAAAGACAGGGAAATTAGCCCCTGTTCCCGTCACGAGTGATCTTTCTGGTGCAAACAAGTCGCGGCTGAACGCAGGTGCCGTGCCTTTCAAATCATCTAAACAAGTCCATTCAGGGGGGAAGAGAAAAGACATGGACAGgcaacaaaatgatgaaaccccaGCACAAAGCCAACCAGTTCCAACAGATCTTTTCAAGATTAGACAAATGAAGAAAGCTCGAGGAGTAACCAGTTCCCAAACTGGTTCCGCATCCAGTAGTAGTGGAAGTTCGTTCTCAGGGGAGCTGTCAGGCAGTATCGGATGTACTTAAATTGCACAATTTTGACATGTTTTACTGCAATTTTCTTTTGTATACACTGTGAATATAATTCAATTTTGTACCAGAGAGATTAAATGAATAAGTGTGTATTTTGGCCGTAAACTCAAATTAGTGTGAGAATAGCTTGCCAATAAAATGGGATCATAATACTTCCTATCTTCCTTTTCCAACTTGGTACAAGGAAAGAAACACAGACTTTTGTCAGATCATCAAAACTTGTACACCAGATTTTATTTAGATTGGATTCAGTCATTGAACCGCAGTTACAGTACAatgtcctcttcttcttctttttttttttagtatgagCATTCTTTTTACAACGACTTGTTTCAATTGGACTAATATAAATTGAAGGGTGAAAAACAGAAAACCTGTAGCTTAGGAAGAAATATTTCTACCATAAAGATCAGCTATCCCCCTTCCTGGATCACTTTGTTTGACAAGTGATTCTCCAACCAaaacctacaaaaaaaaatacattttataaTGAACGAGCGCTCCAAAGGTACCAAACAAAACTGAACAGACCATGGATTTGGAATCATAAATGAGGATGCATAAGAAGCATGCTTACTGCTTTAACTCCGGCTTCTTGAACATAGGCTATGTCATCTGGAGTAAACAATCCAGATTCCCCAACCACCTGAAGAGTATGAGAGCGAATAAAAAAGTTCATTTACAGCAAGGAAAAACGATGTTGTGGGAAACATAAAACTAAGAGGAAATAGTAATCGGGTAGGAGTCGCTTACAATAATATCCTTTTGGCGGATTATTTCACCTCGTTTTCCCTCAAGGAGCTTTTTGGTGTTACTGATATCAACCTCAAATGTTTCTGCCAACAACTCAGAAACATCGATTTTATGAGAATGCAGCCATTTTAATTTGCATAGTTAGTATAGGAAAGGAAAACAGATAACCTACCTAGGTTTCGGTTGTTAATCCCAATAAGGTCAATCCCATCGATTCTTAGTACACGATCCATTTCTGATTCATTGTGTACCTtgagaaagaaaatatatacaagataCTTGATAAATTTGGAGAGCTTAAAGTACGAAAGAGTAAACATCCATGTCTTCAGGAAGCACCATGGGTAAGTCATGGATGGAGTTACTAATAATTTTAGAGATAAGCTAAAGATCCGAAAAACCAAAACGTTGAATGATCCCATTACTACCTAGGTTGTGTTCCTTGACAGGCAAATATTATGCACTGTTCGGAAAAACCATCCCTTTTGAAAAAATAGCAACAATACTAAGATATGAAATGCATTCTACAAACCTCAACTAGTGTTGACAACCCAAACTTTTTGGCAATCTTACTCATGTAGTTGATGTCAGCATCCGGCAATATCGAGGCAATCAGAAGAATTGCATCTGCCCCTTTAGTCCGAGCATAATAAATTTGCCACGCATCAATTATAAACTCTTTGCAGAGAAGAGGACACTGCATTTCTTACAAGTCAAAAACTTCAGTTTTAAATAAAGCATATAACAAAGACAAAAAATACTTAAAGTAATGGCAAACCTTAATTCCAGAACGACGTATTGCCGCCAGATTCTCGAAGCTTCCCTTTGATTTATAACAAACCAACAAATAGGGACAATAGTCAGCAAATAATAGAACTTCCCACCCAACAGCCCATGACATCCAGATATTACAAACATCTAAATCCAACAGGGAAATACTTTTATTTATTcagggaaaaaaaaaatttacctgaAAGTACTTCTCGTCAGTTAATACACTGAGGCATGCAGCTCCACCATTCTCATAAGCTTGAGCTATATTGACCTGTTTGGGAATCAAGCAGAGCCTTCACTatgacgaagaaaaaaaaaagttgaccgTAAAACATGAAGTATATAGACACGGTACTTCTTAGTATGACAAGTAAAATGTTTGCTTCTGAAAAGTAACAGCAAGAAATTAGATACCAAGACCCCAGCAGTGATACACTGGTTACCAAAGAATATGTTACACTCCACCAATTAACCCACATCATACAGAGACATTCTCTCTTCCACCTTTGGTCTTGTCATCATTGCCAGAAGAAGCATCAGAAAATATTATGCAACTATGTTTTTCAAACACCAGTACTTCCCTACGGTTATAAACTTGATTGATGTGTTAGGCAATAAGTTGAGGAAAATCAGAACTTGGAAATAAAAGTGATGGGGAGTTGGAACAATTTCAGGAGGTGATTTTTTTTAGATACTCCCGTCCTATTTTGGTTATAAAGTTCAAATAAACTCAGCTATGGGAGATTCAGAATTAAGCCACAAGAAGTATGGTACAAGTGTGCTTAGATTGACTGA encodes:
- the LOC113348899 gene encoding indole-3-glycerol phosphate synthase, chloroplastic-like, whose protein sequence is MEGTSVGTPSRVSLLNASALKCRNNFMVTRSIPGYLFENTRRRNDSIKRVLSQESEGGASVASSSSSSSVDDQGIKIRRRPTSGPPSHAVGPFEFRLQNDGNTPRNILEEIIWNKDVEITQLKEKKPLYSLKKALDSAPPVRDFVGALRSAYLRTGAPALIAEVKKASPSRGVLREDFHPVNIAQAYENGGAACLSVLTDEKYFQGSFENLAAIRRSGIKCPLLCKEFIIDAWQIYYARTKGADAILLIASILPDADINYMSKIAKKFGLSTLVEVHNESEMDRVLRIDGIDLIGINNRNLETFEVDISNTKKLLEGKRGEIIRQKDIIVVGESGLFTPDDIAYVQEAGVKAVLVGESLVKQSDPGRGIADLYGRNISS